The proteins below come from a single Desulfovibrio sp. Huiquan2017 genomic window:
- a CDS encoding cytochrome ubiquinol oxidase subunit I — MTFPLIHVPVLGDGMTIALNAVLHVLISHGVAIGMTILIVLFQNLAATGHGRFWGETARALLKPVVVITTSVGAVTGVGIWFITGILAPEGIGSLIHLFFWPWFIEWWAFTTEVVFLLIYYFLWDRLAERRPRLLMAVGWGYVAVALSSAVLISGILGFMLTPDGWPQGGTFTQAYFNPTFVPQFMLRIFAGIALGALLILGWTGWRFRGSADERGRVFRATGLVMLAAMAGTALFAWIYFSRIPGTYLTHWKFSVATSVWSQTPNLLPVLNGAAVACLALAAVAGLLKRRGAAMILFLPALILSVGLVAEFERVREFVRGPYLLPGYMYANQSRMVRHEASKAEDRPLLATLDWVNETTDKAPAARAGRALFDANCGVCHTIGGINDITVRLRGRTLESVNAMTAITESMVPFMTPFNGSEEERLTMSTYLYSMANKDTLPRPQLQGEVK; from the coding sequence GTTCCCGTTCTCGGCGACGGCATGACCATCGCCCTGAACGCCGTTCTCCACGTGCTCATCAGCCACGGCGTGGCCATCGGCATGACCATCCTCATTGTCCTCTTCCAAAACCTGGCGGCCACGGGCCATGGGCGATTCTGGGGAGAGACCGCGCGCGCCCTGCTCAAGCCCGTGGTGGTCATCACCACTTCGGTGGGCGCGGTGACCGGTGTGGGCATCTGGTTCATCACCGGCATTCTCGCGCCCGAGGGCATCGGCTCGCTCATCCACCTCTTCTTCTGGCCCTGGTTCATCGAGTGGTGGGCCTTCACCACCGAGGTGGTCTTCCTGCTCATCTATTATTTCCTCTGGGACCGCCTCGCCGAGCGCCGCCCGCGTCTGCTCATGGCCGTGGGCTGGGGCTACGTGGCCGTAGCCCTGAGCTCCGCCGTACTCATCTCCGGCATCCTCGGCTTCATGCTCACCCCGGACGGCTGGCCCCAGGGCGGCACGTTTACCCAGGCCTACTTCAACCCGACCTTCGTGCCCCAGTTCATGCTGCGCATTTTCGCCGGCATCGCCTTGGGCGCGCTGCTCATCCTCGGCTGGACCGGTTGGCGGTTCCGGGGCTCGGCCGATGAACGCGGACGGGTCTTCCGCGCCACCGGTCTGGTCATGCTTGCGGCCATGGCCGGCACGGCCCTGTTCGCCTGGATCTACTTCTCCCGCATCCCCGGGACCTACCTGACCCACTGGAAGTTCTCGGTGGCCACCTCCGTCTGGTCCCAGACGCCGAATCTGTTGCCCGTGCTCAACGGAGCGGCCGTGGCCTGCCTGGCCCTGGCCGCCGTGGCCGGGCTGCTCAAGCGCCGCGGGGCCGCCATGATCCTGTTCCTGCCCGCCCTGATCCTGTCCGTGGGCCTGGTGGCCGAGTTCGAGCGGGTGCGCGAGTTCGTGCGCGGGCCTTACCTCCTGCCCGGCTACATGTACGCCAACCAATCACGCATGGTCCGCCACGAGGCTTCCAAGGCCGAAGACCGCCCGCTGCTGGCCACCCTGGACTGGGTCAACGAAACCACGGACAAGGCCCCGGCGGCCCGTGCGGGACGCGCGCTTTTCGACGCCAACTGCGGGGTCTGCCACACCATCGGCGGCATCAACGACATCACCGTGCGGCTGCGCGGCCGAACGCTCGAAAGCGTCAACGCCATGACCGCCATCACCGAAAGCATGGTGCCGTTCATGACCCCGTTCAACGGGTCCGAGGAGGAACGCCTGACCATGTCCACCTACCTCTATTCCATGGCCAACAAGGACACCCTGCCCAGGCCGCAACTGCAAGGGGAGGTCAAGTGA